Proteins encoded by one window of Cydia splendana chromosome 14, ilCydSple1.2, whole genome shotgun sequence:
- the LOC134796655 gene encoding cuticle protein 2, producing MYRLVIFAFVLAIATCQEQQGRRVPKYAGDPKTAAIVQEARYLSGNGAFGAAYQQEDGIDFKEETDADGNRRGSYSYIDPSGQRKTVNYVAGKNGFQASGDHIPTAPLPVAPTPGYQPDPRYNPPDYKAPQYSAPQQYTAPAPQRNYGGKPNEDDGQYHPELYEQENYVAPQPQYQAQPQPQYQAQPQPQYQAEYQAQPQPQYQPNNIYPGVQQAQYSGLNTQTYQPAQQYQSQPQQAPQQYYDQTTQQPSRFFPPGKFSLNRAPDGYTYSFHKV from the coding sequence ATGTACAGGCTCGTTATATTCGCCTTTGTGCTCGCGATCGCGACGTGCCAGGAACAACAAGGCAGACGTGTCCCCAAATACGCGGGAGATCCGAAAACCGCCGCCATCGTCCAGGAAGCTCGCTACCTCAGCGGCAATGGAGCATTCGGAGCCGCATACCAGCAAGAAGATGGAATTGACTTCAAAGAAGAAACAGATGCTGATGGCAACAGGAGAGGCAGTTACTCATACATCGACCCTAGCGGTCAAAGGAAAACAGTAAACTACGTCGCCGGGAAAAACGGTTTCCAAGCCAGCGGAGACCACATTCCTACCGCGCCTCTGCCTGTCGCCCCCACGCCAGGCTACCAGCCCGACCCGAGGTACAACCCTCCGGATTACAAAGCGCCCCAGTACAGTGCTCCGCAACAGTACACAGCTCCCGCTCCTCAGCGCAACTACGGTGGCAAGCCGAATGAAGACGATGGACAGTACCACCCGGAGTTATACGAACAAGAAAACTACGTAGCACCTCAACCTCAGTACCAGGCGCAACCTCAGCCCCAATACCAGGCGCAACCTCAGCCCCAATACCAGGCGGAGTACCAGGCTCAGCCTCAGCCGCAGTACCAACCTAACAACATCTACCCTGGTGTACAGCAGGCTCAGTACAGTGGCCTGAACACGCAGACCTACCAGCCTGCGCAACAGTATCAGTCCCAGCCTCAACAAGCTCCCCAACAGTACTACGACCAAACGACGCAACAGCCAAGCCGCTTCTTCCCTCCAGGAAAGTTCAGCCTAAACAGAGCGCCTGACGGCTACACGTACTCTTTCCACAAAGTATAA